The Anolis carolinensis isolate JA03-04 chromosome 1, rAnoCar3.1.pri, whole genome shotgun sequence genome window below encodes:
- the LOC134292289 gene encoding zinc finger protein 658B-like isoform X1 gives MEEKAFKCLECGKSFSGRDHLQQHERAHTGEKPYTCLVCVQSFTNHSSLHSHQRIHTGEKPYTCLECGKSFTYNSVLRSHQRTHTGEKPYKCLECGQSFTKNGSLRSHQRTHTGEKPYTCLTCGQSFTHNSSLRSHQRTHTGEKPYTCLECGRSFTHNSSLRSHLRTHTGEKPYKCLECGQSFSKNGSLHSHQRIHTGEKPYTCLTCGQSFTQHAHLRSHQRTHTGEKPYKCLVCGQSFTKNGSLHSHQRTHTGEKPYKCLECGQSFTENSHLHRHQRIHTGEKPYKCLECGHSFSENGKLRSHQRSHTGEKPYICLECGQSFTRTSGLRSHQRTHTGEKPYNCLECGHSFTNNSGLHSHQRIHTGEKPYKCLECGHSFTHSGNLRLHQRTHTGEKPYTCLECGKSFTKNVNLQSHQRTHTGEKPYKCLECGQRFTHSGNLHLHQRIHTGEKPYKCLDCGQSFTQSSNLHSHQRIHTEEKAYTCPKCGSGFTESGLLHSHQSTHTGEKLYKCL, from the coding sequence atggaggagaaagcatttaaatgcctggagtgtggaaagagttttagTGGGCGGGATCATCTTCAGCAACATGAAAgggctcacactggggagaaaccctatacgtgCCTGGTGTGTGTACAGAGCTTCACTAATCATTcaagtctacattcacatcaaaggatccacactggggagaaaccctatacatgcctggagtgtggaaagagcttcacttatAATTCagttctacgttcacatcaaaggactcacactggagagaaaccctataaatgcttggagtgtggacagagcttcactaagAATGGAAGTCTACGCTCTCAtcagaggactcacactggggagaaaccctatacatgcctgacgtgtggacagagcttcactcataattcaagtctacgttcacatcaaagaactcatactggggagaaaccctatacatgcctggagtgtggacggaGCTTCACTCATAATTCAAGTCTACGTTCGCATCtacggactcacactggggaaaaaccctataaatgcttggaatgtggacagagcttcagtaAGAATGgaagtctacattcacatcaacgaattcatactggggagaaaccctatacatgcctgacatgtggacagagcttcactcagcatgcacatctacgttcacatcaaaggactcacactggggaaaaaccctataaatgcttggtgtgtggacagagcttcacaaAGAATGGAAGTCTACAttctcatcaaaggactcacactggggagaaaccctataaatgcttggaatgtggacAGAGTTTCACTGAGAATTCACACCTACATAggcatcaaaggattcacactggggagaaaccctataagtgcTTGGAGTGTGGCCATAGCTTTAGTGAGAATGGaaaactacgttcacatcaaaggagtcacactggggagaaaccctatatatgcctggagtgtggacagagcttcactcgtacttcaggtctacgttcacatcaaagaactcacactggggagaaaccctataactgtctggagtgtggacacagcTTCACCAATAATTcaggtctacattcacatcaaaggattcacactggggagaaaccctataaatgcctggagtgtggacacagcTTCACTCACAGTGGAAATCTACGTTTGCATCAAagaactcatactggggagaaaccctatacatgcttggagtgtggaaagagcttcaccaAGAACGTCAATTTACagtcacatcaaagaactcacactggggagaaaccttataaatgcctggagtgtggacagagattCACTCATAGTGGAAATCTACATttgcatcaaaggattcacactggggagaaaccctataaatgtttggattgtgggcagagcttcactcagagttcaaatctacattcacatcaaagaattCACACTGAGGAGAAAGCCTATACATGCCCGAAGTGTGGAAGTGGTTTCACTGAGAGTGGacttctacattcacatcaaagcactcacactggggagaaactgtATAAATGCCTGTAG